One Mycolicibacterium sarraceniae genomic window carries:
- a CDS encoding NUDIX hydrolase, whose amino-acid sequence MTQGSSRSAGSFALTPEYRPPWLAPLVDNVDLVPQAYRREVPPDFLAAVTKARDAGGGRDAAVLVLFSGPSSGMSGEQLPDDADLLLTVRAGTLRHHAGQAAFPGGAADAQDSGPVVTALREAQEETGIDPRRLHTLALLERMFIPPSGFHVVPVLAYSPDPGPVAVVDQAETAIVARVPVRAFVNPENRLMVYRTGTGPGFAGPAFLLNQMLVWGFTGHVISAMLDVAGWSQPWNTEDVRELDEAMALVGSSEEPL is encoded by the coding sequence GTGACGCAGGGTTCCTCCCGCTCGGCGGGATCCTTCGCGCTCACCCCGGAGTATCGGCCGCCGTGGCTGGCACCGCTGGTCGACAACGTCGACCTGGTACCGCAGGCATATCGCCGTGAGGTGCCGCCCGACTTCCTGGCCGCGGTCACCAAGGCTCGGGATGCCGGCGGCGGGCGCGACGCAGCTGTTCTCGTGCTGTTCTCCGGGCCGAGTTCCGGCATGTCGGGCGAGCAGCTGCCTGATGATGCCGACCTGCTGCTGACCGTGCGGGCCGGCACCCTGCGGCACCACGCCGGACAGGCCGCATTCCCTGGTGGGGCGGCAGACGCGCAAGATTCCGGACCGGTAGTCACGGCTCTGCGAGAAGCCCAGGAAGAGACCGGAATTGATCCGCGCCGCTTGCACACCTTGGCCCTGCTGGAGCGAATGTTCATCCCGCCCTCTGGTTTTCACGTCGTGCCGGTGTTGGCCTACTCACCGGATCCGGGGCCGGTGGCCGTGGTCGATCAGGCCGAGACCGCGATCGTCGCGCGGGTTCCAGTGCGTGCCTTCGTGAATCCCGAGAACCGGCTGATGGTGTACCGGACGGGGACGGGTCCCGGTTTCGCGGGGCCAGCATTTCTGCTCAACCAGATGCTGGTGTGGGGATTCACCGGCCACGTAATCTCTGCGATGCTCGACGTGGCCGGCTGGTCACAACCGTGGAACACCGAAGATGTTCGAGAGCTGGACGAGGCGATGGCGCTCGTGGGTAGCAGTGAGGAGCCTCTGTGA
- a CDS encoding DUF4177 domain-containing protein → MSQPTTWEYATVPLLTHATKQILDQWGADGWELVAVLPGPTGEQHVAYLKRPK, encoded by the coding sequence ATGAGCCAACCGACGACATGGGAATACGCCACGGTCCCGCTGCTGACCCACGCGACCAAGCAAATCCTCGACCAGTGGGGTGCCGACGGCTGGGAGCTCGTCGCGGTCCTGCCGGGTCCCACCGGGGAGCAGCATGTCGCCTATTTGAAGCGGCCCAAGTGA
- the nth gene encoding endonuclease III yields MTTTEAKKWDSETHLGLVRRARRMNRRLATAFPHVYCELDFTNPLELTVATILSAQSTDKRVNLTTPALFTRYRTAREYAQADRTELEELIRPTGFYRNKANSLIRLGQELEARFDGEVPKTLDELVTLPGIGRKTANVVLGNAFDIPGITVDTHFGRLVRRWRWTAEEDPVKVEHIVGDLIERSEWTLVSHRVIFHGRRVCHARKPACGVCVLAKDCPSFGLGPTDPLLAAPLVKGPETEHLLALAGL; encoded by the coding sequence CTGACCACGACTGAGGCCAAGAAGTGGGATTCGGAGACTCATCTGGGCCTGGTGCGGCGCGCCCGCCGGATGAATCGGAGGCTGGCCACGGCTTTCCCGCATGTGTACTGCGAGCTCGACTTCACCAATCCGCTGGAGCTCACGGTCGCGACCATCCTGTCGGCGCAGTCCACCGACAAGCGGGTCAACCTCACCACCCCGGCACTGTTCACGCGGTACCGAACCGCCCGGGAGTACGCCCAGGCCGACCGGACCGAGCTCGAGGAACTGATCCGCCCCACCGGCTTCTACCGCAATAAAGCCAATTCGCTGATCCGGCTGGGTCAGGAGCTCGAGGCACGGTTCGACGGCGAGGTACCCAAGACGCTGGATGAGTTGGTGACGCTGCCCGGCATCGGGCGCAAGACCGCCAACGTGGTGCTGGGCAATGCGTTCGACATACCCGGCATCACCGTGGACACCCACTTCGGCCGGCTCGTGCGCCGCTGGCGGTGGACTGCCGAGGAAGACCCGGTGAAAGTCGAGCACATCGTCGGCGACTTGATCGAGCGCAGCGAGTGGACGCTAGTGAGTCACCGGGTGATCTTCCACGGCCGCCGTGTCTGCCACGCCCGCAAGCCCGCGTGCGGCGTCTGTGTGCTGGCGAAGGACTGCCCGTCATTCGGCCTTGGACCTACTGACCCGCTGCTCGCCGCACCGCTGGTTAAGGGACCCGAAACCGAGCATCTGCTGGCGCTGGCCGGGCTCTGA
- a CDS encoding WhiB family transcriptional regulator, which translates to MSGIRTAARKQSAALLNGSVQGVEAEARIVWVSRALCRSTDPDELFVRGAAQRKAAVICRHCPVMAECGADALDNRVEFGVWGGMTERQRRALLKQHPEVVSWSEFFAAQRKHRSVS; encoded by the coding sequence GTGTCAGGTATTCGGACTGCTGCCCGCAAACAAAGCGCAGCACTGTTGAACGGTTCCGTCCAAGGCGTTGAGGCGGAAGCTCGGATCGTATGGGTGTCGCGGGCTTTGTGCCGGTCAACCGATCCTGACGAGCTGTTTGTCCGCGGTGCGGCGCAGCGCAAGGCCGCCGTGATCTGTCGGCACTGCCCGGTCATGGCCGAGTGCGGTGCCGATGCGTTGGACAACCGAGTGGAATTCGGTGTGTGGGGTGGCATGACTGAGCGTCAGCGCCGCGCATTGCTCAAGCAGCACCCTGAAGTGGTGTCTTGGTCGGAATTCTTCGCCGCGCAGCGCAAGCACCGCAGCGTCAGCTAA
- a CDS encoding phage holin family protein, producing the protein MSNGDRTNGVPATVTSIPLVDPNAVPANPSIGDLVKDATAQVSTLVRAEVELAKAEITRDVKKGLTGSVFFILALVVLFYSTFFLFFFLAELLDTWLWRWVAFLIVFLLMVVTTAVFALLGYLKVRRIRGPQQTIESVGELRDALAPGHDKPAGQVATTSSTPPKDPSGW; encoded by the coding sequence GTGAGCAATGGCGATCGCACGAACGGGGTACCCGCCACCGTTACCTCGATTCCGCTGGTGGACCCGAACGCGGTACCCGCCAATCCCTCCATCGGCGACTTGGTGAAAGACGCCACCGCCCAGGTCTCGACCCTCGTGCGCGCGGAGGTCGAGCTGGCCAAGGCGGAGATCACCCGCGATGTGAAAAAGGGCCTGACCGGCAGCGTCTTCTTCATCCTCGCGCTGGTCGTGCTGTTCTACTCGACGTTCTTCCTGTTCTTCTTCCTCGCCGAGCTGCTCGACACCTGGCTGTGGCGCTGGGTGGCCTTCCTCATCGTCTTCCTCCTGATGGTGGTCACCACCGCGGTGTTCGCCCTACTGGGCTATCTCAAAGTGCGCCGGATCCGCGGGCCGCAACAGACCATCGAATCGGTGGGTGAGCTCCGCGATGCGCTGGCACCCGGCCACGACAAGCCGGCCGGCCAGGTCGCCACCACCAGCAGCACGCCGCCCAAGGACCCGTCGGGCTGGTGA
- a CDS encoding alpha/beta fold hydrolase, with amino-acid sequence MAQPDPSVTRIAGPWRHCDVHANGIRFHCVEAQDGAETTAGTSLPLVVLLHGFGSFWWSWRHQLRGLTGVRVVAVDLRGYGGSDKPPRGYDGWTLAGDTAGLIRALGHSSATLIGHADGGLVCWATSVLHSRAVRAIALVSSPHPSALRASALTRRDQGRALLPTLLRYQLPVFPERALTRHNAAALEDLVRSRASGKWLASEDFSEAISHLRQAIQIPSAAHSALEYQRWAVRSQLRSEGWRFMKSMDRQLDVPLLHLRGDADPYVLADPVDRTQHYAPRGRFVSVAGVGHYAHEEAADEVNEHLRRFLHQVYGPAR; translated from the coding sequence ATGGCACAACCGGATCCGTCGGTCACCCGCATCGCGGGTCCGTGGCGCCATTGCGACGTCCACGCCAACGGAATTCGGTTCCATTGCGTCGAAGCGCAGGACGGCGCTGAAACAACGGCGGGCACGTCGCTGCCGCTGGTGGTCCTGCTGCACGGCTTCGGTTCGTTCTGGTGGTCGTGGCGTCATCAACTGCGCGGCCTGACCGGGGTCCGGGTGGTGGCCGTCGACCTGCGAGGCTACGGCGGCAGCGACAAACCCCCCCGCGGCTACGACGGCTGGACGCTGGCCGGCGACACCGCCGGGCTGATCCGCGCGCTCGGCCACAGCTCGGCGACCCTCATCGGCCACGCCGACGGTGGACTGGTGTGCTGGGCGACATCGGTTCTGCACTCGCGCGCGGTGCGAGCCATCGCGCTGGTGAGCTCACCGCATCCGTCCGCGCTGCGGGCGTCGGCGCTGACCCGCCGAGACCAGGGCCGGGCGCTACTGCCGACGCTGCTGCGCTACCAGCTGCCGGTGTTTCCCGAGCGAGCGCTCACCCGGCATAACGCAGCGGCGCTCGAAGACCTGGTGCGCAGCCGCGCCTCCGGAAAGTGGCTTGCCTCCGAGGACTTTTCGGAAGCCATCTCGCATCTGCGGCAGGCGATTCAGATTCCGTCCGCGGCGCATTCCGCTCTCGAATACCAGCGATGGGCCGTGCGCAGCCAATTACGCAGTGAGGGTTGGCGATTCATGAAATCGATGGACCGCCAGCTCGATGTTCCGCTGCTGCATCTGCGCGGCGACGCCGACCCGTACGTGCTCGCCGACCCGGTCGATCGCACCCAGCACTACGCGCCGCGGGGACGGTTCGTCTCGGTGGCCGGCGTAGGGCACTACGCCCACGAGGAAGCCGCCGACGAGGTCAACGAACACCTGCGCCGATTCCTGCACCAGGTGTACGGCCCGGCTAGGTGA
- a CDS encoding ArsA-related P-loop ATPase translates to MMATTPSDGSSLAWPSRLTKARLHFVTGKGGTGKTTVAAALALTLAAGGRRVLLVEVEGRQGIAQLFDVPPLPYEELKIATADGGGHVNALAVDIEAAFMEYLDMFYNLGLAGRAMRRIGAIEFATTIAPGLRDVLLTGKIKESVVRLDNKKKPAYDAIVVDSPPTGRIARFLDVTKAVSDLAKGGPVHSQADGVVKLLHSDQTAIHLVTLLEALPIQETIEAIDELKELGLPIGSVIVNRNILPFLPAADLAKAAEGDIDADAVRAGLQRVGITLPDADFAGLLTESIEHASRIKARAESAEQLDRLNVARLELPTIPDGVDLGSLYELAETLAEQGVR, encoded by the coding sequence CTGATGGCGACCACACCGAGCGATGGCAGCTCTCTAGCTTGGCCTTCCCGGCTGACCAAGGCCCGCTTGCATTTTGTGACTGGCAAGGGCGGTACCGGCAAGACCACGGTGGCCGCGGCACTGGCGCTGACGTTGGCCGCCGGCGGGCGCCGAGTCCTGCTCGTGGAAGTGGAAGGGCGCCAAGGCATTGCGCAGCTGTTCGACGTTCCGCCGCTGCCCTACGAGGAACTGAAGATCGCCACCGCCGATGGTGGCGGTCACGTGAACGCGCTGGCCGTCGACATCGAGGCGGCGTTCATGGAGTACCTCGACATGTTCTACAACCTGGGGCTGGCCGGCCGGGCAATGCGACGTATCGGCGCGATCGAGTTCGCGACGACAATCGCTCCCGGCCTGCGGGACGTGCTGCTCACCGGCAAGATCAAAGAGTCGGTGGTGCGCCTGGACAACAAGAAGAAGCCGGCTTACGACGCGATCGTCGTCGACTCTCCCCCGACCGGGCGCATCGCCCGGTTCCTCGATGTCACCAAGGCCGTCTCGGATCTGGCCAAAGGCGGTCCGGTGCACTCCCAGGCTGACGGCGTGGTGAAGCTGCTGCACTCCGATCAGACCGCGATCCACCTGGTCACCCTTCTCGAGGCGCTGCCCATCCAGGAGACCATCGAGGCCATCGATGAGCTCAAGGAGTTGGGTCTGCCGATCGGCAGCGTGATCGTCAACCGCAACATCCTGCCGTTCTTGCCCGCCGCCGACCTGGCCAAGGCCGCCGAGGGCGATATCGACGCCGACGCGGTGCGGGCGGGTCTCCAGCGGGTGGGAATCACGCTGCCGGACGCCGACTTCGCCGGGCTGCTGACCGAGTCGATCGAGCACGCCAGCCGCATCAAGGCGCGCGCCGAGAGTGCGGAGCAACTCGACCGGTTGAACGTGGCGCGACTCGAGCTGCCGACGATTCCTGACGGCGTTGACCTTGGAAGCTTGTACGAATTGGCGGAAACGCTTGCAGAGCAGGGGGTCAGGTAA
- the crp gene encoding cAMP-activated global transcriptional regulator CRP, whose product MDEILARAGIFQGVEPSAVSALTKQLQPVDFPRGHTVFAEGEPGDRLYIIISGKVKIGRRSPDGRENLLTIMGPSDMFGELSIFDPGPRTSSATTITEVRAVSMDRDALRAWIADRPEIAEQLLRVLARRLRRTNNNLADLIFTDVPGRVAKQLLQLAQRFGTQEGGALRVTHDLTQEEIAQLVGASRETVNKALADFAHRGWIRLEGKSVLISDSERLARRAR is encoded by the coding sequence GTGGACGAGATCCTGGCGAGGGCCGGAATCTTCCAGGGAGTTGAACCCAGCGCGGTCTCCGCGCTGACGAAACAGCTGCAGCCGGTGGACTTCCCGCGTGGACACACAGTCTTCGCCGAAGGCGAGCCCGGCGACCGGCTGTACATCATCATCTCCGGCAAGGTGAAGATCGGCCGCCGTTCCCCGGACGGGCGGGAAAATCTGCTGACGATCATGGGCCCGTCGGACATGTTCGGCGAACTGTCGATCTTCGACCCGGGCCCGCGGACTTCCAGCGCCACCACCATCACCGAGGTGCGCGCGGTCTCGATGGACCGTGACGCGCTGCGGGCGTGGATCGCCGATCGCCCCGAGATCGCCGAGCAGTTGCTGCGTGTGCTGGCCCGCCGGCTGCGCCGCACCAACAACAATCTCGCCGACCTGATCTTCACCGACGTCCCGGGACGGGTCGCCAAGCAGCTCCTGCAGCTGGCTCAGCGGTTCGGCACCCAGGAGGGTGGCGCGCTTCGCGTCACGCACGACCTCACCCAAGAGGAGATCGCTCAGCTGGTCGGAGCGTCGCGTGAAACAGTTAACAAGGCACTGGCCGACTTCGCCCATCGCGGATGGATTCGCCTGGAGGGCAAGAGCGTGCTGATCAGCGACAGCGAAAGACTGGCTCGCAGAGCGCGCTAG
- the marP gene encoding acid resistance serine protease MarP has protein sequence MTSSQWLDIAVLAVAFVAAISGWRSGALGSLMSFVGVVLGAIAGVMLAPHIVSHISSPRGKLFAALFLILALVVVGEVAGVVLGRAVRGAIRNRAVRTVDSVIGVALQLVVVMVAAWLLASPLTSSDQPNLAAATRGSKVLAEVDKYAPEWLKAVPKRMSALLRTSGLPDVLQPFGRTPIQAVDAPDASLADGLVVANARPSVVKIRGVAPGCQKVLEGTGFVIAPNRVMSNAHVVAGSDTVTVEAEGQTYDATVVSYDPNEDISILDVPNLPQRPLVFADQPAKSGTDAVVLGYPGGGEFAATPARVRETIELNGPDIYRTTTVNREVYTIRGTVRQGNSGGPMINRAGQVLGVVFGAAVDDNDTGFVLTANEVSRQLAKIGNTAKVPTGACVT, from the coding sequence GTGACGAGTTCGCAATGGCTGGACATCGCCGTACTGGCTGTGGCGTTCGTCGCGGCCATCTCGGGCTGGCGGTCCGGCGCGTTGGGCTCATTGATGTCGTTCGTGGGCGTGGTGCTCGGTGCCATCGCGGGCGTGATGCTTGCCCCCCATATCGTCAGCCACATCAGTTCGCCGCGCGGCAAGTTGTTTGCCGCGCTCTTCCTGATCCTGGCTCTGGTGGTGGTCGGTGAGGTCGCCGGTGTGGTGCTGGGCCGCGCGGTGCGCGGCGCGATCCGCAATCGCGCGGTGCGCACCGTCGATTCGGTGATCGGTGTGGCGCTGCAGCTGGTGGTGGTGATGGTCGCGGCGTGGCTGCTGGCCAGCCCGCTGACGTCGTCGGATCAACCGAATTTGGCCGCCGCCACTCGCGGCTCGAAAGTGCTTGCCGAGGTGGACAAGTACGCGCCCGAATGGCTCAAGGCGGTGCCCAAGCGGATGTCCGCACTGCTGCGTACCTCCGGGCTGCCTGATGTTCTGCAGCCGTTCGGCCGCACTCCCATTCAGGCGGTCGACGCCCCGGACGCGTCGTTGGCCGACGGCCTGGTCGTCGCCAATGCCAGGCCCAGCGTGGTGAAGATCCGAGGTGTCGCGCCGGGATGCCAAAAGGTCTTGGAGGGCACCGGCTTTGTGATCGCGCCGAACCGGGTGATGTCCAATGCCCACGTTGTCGCCGGCTCCGACACCGTCACCGTGGAGGCCGAGGGCCAGACGTACGACGCGACCGTCGTCTCCTATGACCCCAACGAGGACATCTCGATCCTCGACGTGCCGAACCTGCCGCAGCGTCCGCTGGTGTTCGCCGACCAGCCGGCGAAGTCCGGCACCGACGCGGTGGTGCTGGGCTACCCCGGCGGCGGTGAGTTCGCCGCCACTCCCGCGCGGGTCCGCGAGACCATCGAGCTCAACGGCCCGGACATCTATCGCACCACCACGGTCAACCGTGAGGTTTACACCATCAGAGGCACTGTGCGCCAGGGTAATTCCGGCGGTCCGATGATAAACCGCGCCGGTCAGGTACTCGGCGTGGTATTCGGTGCGGCGGTGGACGATAACGACACCGGGTTCGTCCTGACCGCCAACGAGGTATCGCGTCAGCTGGCCAAGATCGGCAACACCGCGAAGGTGCCCACCGGGGCCTGCGTCACCTAG
- a CDS encoding TlpA family protein disulfide reductase: protein MTTSTRWTLLVLAVAAAIVTALALSLGHTPPGTGSAPGAQAARTHREADTPEALAEPRQRADLPPCPAVADNPGPQELRGIVVECAADGADVDVARALAGRPVVVNLWAYWCGPCAEELPAMADYQRRVGPDVTVVTVHQDENETAALLRLAELGVRLPTLQDGQRRIAAALNVPNVMPATVVLRADGSVAKILPQAFTSADEIAAAVKNAVQ, encoded by the coding sequence ATGACGACATCAACTCGCTGGACGCTGCTGGTGCTCGCCGTGGCGGCCGCGATCGTCACGGCGCTGGCGCTCTCGCTCGGTCACACCCCGCCGGGAACCGGCAGCGCGCCCGGTGCGCAGGCGGCCCGCACCCACCGTGAGGCCGACACGCCCGAGGCGCTGGCCGAGCCGCGGCAGCGGGCCGACCTACCACCGTGCCCGGCGGTGGCCGACAATCCCGGTCCACAGGAATTGCGCGGCATCGTCGTCGAGTGCGCCGCCGACGGTGCGGATGTGGACGTCGCCCGTGCCTTGGCCGGTCGCCCGGTGGTGGTGAACCTGTGGGCCTATTGGTGCGGGCCGTGTGCCGAGGAATTGCCGGCGATGGCGGACTACCAGCGCCGAGTAGGTCCCGATGTCACCGTGGTGACGGTTCATCAGGACGAGAACGAGACGGCGGCGTTGCTGCGGCTGGCCGAGCTGGGTGTGCGGCTGCCCACGCTGCAGGACGGTCAGCGCCGGATCGCCGCGGCGCTGAACGTACCCAACGTGATGCCCGCGACAGTGGTACTGCGCGCGGACGGTAGCGTTGCCAAAATCCTGCCGCAAGCGTTCACCAGTGCCGACGAGATCGCCGCCGCGGTGAAGAATGCAGTGCAGTGA
- a CDS encoding RidA family protein, which yields MSASQRLADLGLTLPTPAKPLAAYVPAVRTGNLVYTAGQLPIEAGSLIHTGKVDADVTPAQAKDAARLCALNALAAIDALVGLDTVTKVVKVVGFVASASGFTGQPGVINGASELLAEVFGEAGAHARSAVGVSELPLNAPVEVELIVEVV from the coding sequence GTGAGCGCTTCCCAGCGTCTTGCAGACTTGGGGCTGACGCTGCCGACCCCTGCGAAACCGCTGGCCGCCTACGTGCCGGCGGTGCGTACCGGCAATCTCGTCTACACCGCCGGACAGCTGCCCATCGAGGCCGGCAGCCTGATCCACACCGGTAAGGTCGACGCCGACGTCACCCCCGCACAAGCCAAGGACGCCGCCCGGCTGTGCGCGCTGAACGCCCTGGCCGCCATCGACGCCCTGGTGGGCCTCGACACCGTGACCAAGGTGGTCAAGGTCGTCGGTTTCGTCGCGTCGGCGTCCGGCTTCACGGGCCAGCCCGGCGTCATCAACGGAGCCTCGGAGCTCCTCGCTGAGGTGTTCGGCGAGGCGGGCGCGCATGCCCGTTCGGCAGTCGGGGTGTCGGAGTTGCCCCTGAACGCGCCGGTGGAGGTTGAGCTCATCGTCGAGGTGGTGTGA
- a CDS encoding MBL fold metallo-hydrolase, protein MSEHPAYGVLRPVTATASVLLCDNPNIMTLDGTNTWVLRGHGSAEMVIVDPGPDDDEHIGRLAELGKIPLVLLSHKHEDHTGGIDTIVELTGAVVRSVGSGFLRGLGGPLTDGEVIDAAGLRITVMATPGHTADSLSFLVDDAVLTADTVLGRGTTVIDDEDGSLTQYLDSLRRLHGLGRRTVLPGHGPDLDDLEAVTALYLAHREERLEQVRQAVRALGDDATARQVVEHVYTDVDEKLWDAAEKSVRAQLDYLRS, encoded by the coding sequence GTGAGCGAACACCCCGCCTACGGCGTGCTGAGGCCGGTGACCGCAACGGCCTCCGTCCTACTGTGCGACAACCCGAACATCATGACGTTGGACGGCACCAACACCTGGGTGCTCAGGGGCCACGGCAGTGCCGAGATGGTGATTGTCGACCCCGGTCCCGACGACGACGAACACATCGGCCGGCTGGCCGAACTCGGCAAGATTCCGCTGGTGCTGCTGAGCCACAAGCATGAAGACCACACGGGTGGCATCGACACGATCGTTGAATTGACCGGCGCGGTCGTCCGGTCGGTGGGTAGCGGCTTTCTCCGCGGACTCGGCGGCCCGCTGACCGACGGCGAGGTGATCGACGCCGCGGGGCTGCGAATCACGGTGATGGCTACCCCAGGTCACACGGCGGATTCGCTCTCGTTCCTGGTCGACGACGCGGTACTGACCGCTGACACCGTGCTCGGCCGCGGCACCACCGTCATCGACGACGAGGACGGCAGCCTGACCCAATACCTGGACTCCCTGCGGCGACTGCACGGGCTGGGACGGCGGACGGTATTACCCGGCCACGGGCCCGATCTCGACGATTTGGAAGCGGTGACCGCCCTGTACCTGGCGCACCGTGAGGAACGGCTAGAGCAGGTGCGCCAAGCCGTGCGGGCGTTGGGCGATGACGCCACCGCGCGCCAAGTGGTCGAGCACGTCTATACCGACGTCGACGAGAAACTATGGGACGCCGCCGAGAAATCGGTGCGCGCCCAGTTGGACTACCTGCGGAGCTAG
- a CDS encoding ArsA family ATPase — translation MSGTPPALDMRSILEDKSNRVVVCCGAGGVGKTTTAAAMALRAAEYGRAVVVLTIDPAKRLAQALGIKELGNTPQRVPLAPEVPGELHAMMLDMRRTFDEMVVEYSGSERAQAILDNQFYQTVATSLAGTQEYMAMEKLGQLLAQDRWDLVVVDTPPSRNALDFLDAPKRLGSFMDGRLWRLLLAPGRGFGRLVTGVVGLAMKAMSTILGSQMLADASAFVQSLDSTFGGFREKADRTYELLKRRGTQFVVVSAAEPDALREASFFVDRLSAEGMPLAGLILNRTHPTLCALTVERAIDGVAELEANGCATDGDQLAAAVLRIHADRAQTAKREIRLLSRFTGANPHVAVVGVPSLPFDVSDLDALQAIADQITGAT, via the coding sequence ATGAGCGGCACACCGCCAGCACTCGACATGAGGTCGATCCTGGAAGACAAGTCCAATCGGGTCGTGGTGTGCTGCGGCGCGGGTGGAGTCGGCAAGACCACCACCGCCGCGGCGATGGCACTGCGGGCCGCCGAGTACGGCCGAGCCGTCGTGGTACTCACGATCGACCCCGCCAAGCGACTCGCGCAGGCGCTGGGAATCAAGGAACTCGGCAATACCCCGCAGCGGGTGCCACTGGCTCCCGAGGTGCCCGGTGAGTTGCACGCGATGATGCTCGATATGCGCCGCACGTTCGACGAGATGGTCGTCGAATACTCGGGATCTGAACGCGCACAAGCGATTCTGGACAACCAGTTCTATCAGACGGTAGCCACGTCGTTGGCCGGCACGCAGGAATACATGGCGATGGAGAAGCTCGGCCAGCTGCTCGCGCAGGACCGCTGGGACCTCGTGGTCGTGGACACGCCGCCGTCGCGCAACGCACTGGACTTTCTCGACGCCCCCAAACGGCTGGGGAGTTTTATGGACGGCCGGCTCTGGCGGCTGTTGTTGGCGCCGGGCCGGGGCTTCGGGCGCCTGGTGACCGGCGTGGTCGGCCTGGCGATGAAGGCCATGTCGACGATCCTGGGGTCGCAAATGCTGGCGGACGCGTCGGCGTTCGTGCAGTCACTGGATTCGACGTTCGGCGGATTCCGGGAGAAGGCCGATCGCACCTACGAGCTGCTCAAGCGACGCGGGACGCAATTCGTGGTGGTCTCGGCGGCCGAGCCCGACGCGCTTCGGGAGGCGTCGTTCTTCGTCGACAGGCTGTCCGCCGAAGGTATGCCGCTGGCCGGGCTGATCCTCAACCGGACCCACCCGACGCTGTGCGCGCTGACGGTCGAGCGGGCTATCGATGGGGTCGCCGAGCTGGAGGCCAACGGTTGTGCCACCGACGGTGACCAGCTGGCGGCGGCGGTACTGCGGATTCACGCCGATCGCGCGCAGACCGCGAAGCGGGAAATCCGGTTGCTGTCGAGATTCACTGGAGCCAACCCACATGTCGCGGTGGTCGGCGTCCCGTCGTTGCCGTTTGACGTGTCCGATCTGGACGCCCTACAGGCGATTGCCGATCAGATCACCGGCGCAACATAA